In one window of Pseudorasbora parva isolate DD20220531a chromosome 7, ASM2467924v1, whole genome shotgun sequence DNA:
- the rnf41l gene encoding RING finger protein 151: MGYDLERFVGYVNEGLLCCVCRDVLENPLQAPCEHAFCSSCIHGWLIHHNSCPEDRLPLDITHLRPLFRYMRNDLARLQVRCLFRPQGCEVICELESIHRHEQQCDYALLNCSNAGCPVQVSRRSLEAHLCVCEYSSRVCPSGCGYTILNNEEAQHNCVSELRAELDMLRAELDCKVEEVRHEMESRLDSQRRHMVQKESLLRSEVDELKGQLSRVMSDVRILLGAERARRQELERAELEKAELLELLKREGLRPATPSEAAAPPPAEVPRKPSPRSLALDCIKRKNREVTVI; the protein is encoded by the exons ATGGGCTACGATCTGGAACGCTTTGTAGGCTATGTGAACGAGGGTCTGCTGTGCTGTGTATGTCGGGACGTGTTAGAAAATCCTCTGCAGGCTCCGTGTGAACATGCCTTCTGCAGCTCCTGCATTCACGGATGGCTCATCCACCATAACAGCTGTCCTGAGGACCGCTTGCCGTTAGACATCACACATCTACGCCCTCTGTTCAG ATACATGAGGAATGATTTAGCAAGGCTGCAGGTGAGGTGTCTGTTCCGGCCACAAGGTTGTGAGGTCATATGTGAGCTGGAGTCAATTCATCGGCATGAGCAACAGTGTGATTATGCTTTGCTGAACTGCAGTAATGCAG GCTGCCCAGTTCAGGTGTCGCGGCGCTCTCTGGAAGCTCATCTGTGTGTATGCGAATACAGCAGTAGAGTTTGCCCAAGTGGCTGTGGATACACAATCCTAAACAATGAGGAGGCCCAACACAACTGTGTATCAGAGCTACGAGCTGAGCTGGACATGCTCCG GGCAGAATTAGACTGCAAAGTCGAAGAGGTGAGGCATGAAATGGAATCTCGCTTGGATTCCCAAAGACGACACATGGTGCAGAAGGAGAGTTTGCTGAGGAGTGAAGTGGACGAACTTAAG GGCCAGCTGTCCCGCGTCATGTCAGATGTCCGCATTTTACTGGGTGCAGAGAGGGCACGCAGACAAGAGCTAGAGAGGGCCGAGCTTGAAAAGGCGGAGCTTCTTGAACTTTTAAAAAGGGAGGGGCTCAGGCCAGCCACACCCTCTGAAGCTGCAGCTCCGCCCCCTGCTGAGGTACCAAGAAAACCAAGCCCACGAAGCCTAGCTCTggactgcatcaaaaggaagaATAGAGAGGTGACAGTTATCTGA